The Juglans regia cultivar Chandler chromosome 2, Walnut 2.0, whole genome shotgun sequence genome includes a window with the following:
- the LOC109012863 gene encoding probable aminotransferase TAT2 — translation MESRTLNHGVDTASTITIKGILSLLMQSIDENDNKRVISLGMGDPSAYSCFHTSHVAEEAVVDALQSEKFNGYAPTVGLPQTRIAIAEYLSRDLPYKLSADDVFITSGCTQAIDVALAMLARPGANILLPRPGFPIYELCAAFRNLEVRYFDLLPEKGWEVDLNAIEALADQNTVALVVINPGNPCGNVYSYQHLKEIAETAKRLRTLVIADEVYGHLAFGKNPFVPMGLFGSEVPVLTLGSLSKRWIVPGWRLGWFVTTDPAGMFREPKIIERIKKYFDILGGPATFIQAAVPRILEQTEEVFFKKTIKLLKQASNTCYYKIKKIPCITCPHKPEGSMAVMVKLNLSLLEDICDDIDFCFKLAKEESVIILPGTAVGLKNWLRITFAVDPSFLDEGLRRTQSFCQRHAKQL, via the exons ATGGAAAGTAGAACTCTCAACCATGGAGTGGACACGGCTTCAACCATCACCATCAAAGGTATCCTTAGCCTTTTAATGCAGAGCATCGATGAAAACGACAACAAGAGGGTGATTTCCTTGGGTATGGGTGACCCTTCTGCTTATTCATGCTTTCACACCTCCCATGTTGCTGAAGAAGCTGTCGTTGATGCTCTTCAATCCGAGAAGTTCAATGGTTATGCACCGACTGTTGGTCTTCCTCAAACAAGAAT AGCGATCGCTGAGTATTTGTCTCGTGATCTTCCATACAAGTTATCAGCTGATGATGTTTTTATCACATCTGGTTGCACACAAGCCATTGATGTTGCGCTGGCTATGCTTGCCCGCCCTGGTGCAAATATCTTGCTTCCAAGGCCAGGCTTCCCAATTTATGAACTTTGTGCTGCTTTTAGAAACCTTGAAGTTCGGTATTTTGATCTTCTACCTGAGAAAGGCTGGGAGGTTGATCTTAATGCCATTGAGGCTCTTGCAGATCAGAACACAGTTGCCTTGGTAGTTATCAACCCGGGGAATCCTTGTGGGAATGTTTATAGTTACCAACATCTAAAGGAG ATTGCAGAAACTGCAAAGAGGCTCAGAACTCTTGTAATTGCTGATGAAGTATATGGACACCTTGCTTTTGGGAAAAATCCGTTTGTGCCAATGGGACTTTTTGGGTCAGAAGTTCCTGTTCTCACTCTTGGGTCTCTTTCTAAGAGATGGATAGTGCCTGGTTGGCGACTTGGCTGGTTTGTGACAACTGATCCCGCTGGCATGTTTCGGGAACccaag ATTATCGAGCGTATTAAGAAGTATTTTGATATTCTGGGGGGCCCTGCAACCTTCATTCAG GCAGCAGTTCCTCGCATCCTTGAGCAAACGGAAGAGGTTTTCTTCAAGAAAACTATCAAATTACTGAAGCAGGCATCAAATACTTGTTATTATAAGATAAAGAAGATCCCTTGCATTACCTGTCCACACAAACCAGAGGGATCTATGGCTGTAATG GTGAAGCTGAATCTTTCACTACTGGAAGACATCTGTGATGATATTGATTTCTGTTTCAAGCTGGCCAAGGAGGAATCTGTTATCATTCTTCCAG GAACTGCTGTGGGGCTAAAGAATTGGCTCCGTATTACTTTTGCtgttgatccttcatttcttgatgAAGGTTTAAGGAGGACGCAATCTTTTTGTCAAAGACATGCAAAACAGTtatga